From the genome of Nicotiana sylvestris chromosome 2, ASM39365v2, whole genome shotgun sequence, one region includes:
- the LOC104237847 gene encoding phosphoinositide phospholipase C 4, protein MGSYRVCVCFTRKFRVTEAEPPSDVKEAFKKYTENGNQMNSEQLLKFLIEVQGETLLTVGDADAIIRQILQKRHPITKLTRQTLALEDFHHFLFNTELNPPINYKVHHDMNAPLSHYFIFTGHNSYLTGNQLTSDCSDVPIMKALKKGVRVIELDIWPNSDKDDIHVLHGRTVTTPVELIRCLKSIKEHAFVASPYPVVITLEDHLTPDLQAKVAQMLTETFGEMLFVPESDSLKECPTPEELKHRIIISTKPPKEYLEASASTTASKERRNSSQRSNCSEDDVWGTEPSSLTADQDENEKSDSDNFEDEDDSNHRPQLASAYKRLIAIHAGKPKGGLKEALKVDPNKVRRLSLSEQALEKAAESHGTEIVRFTQRNILRVYPKGTRFNSSNYKPLIGWMHGAQMVAFNMQGYGRALWLMHGMFRSNGGCGYVKKPDFLLNVGPNNEVFDPKAKLPVKKTLKVKVYMGDGWHLDFKQTHFDLYSPPDFYTRVGIAGVPADELMKKTKAKEDKWTPVWDEEFTFPLTVPELALLRIEVHEYDMSEKDDFAGQTCIPVSELKPGIHAVPLCDRKGEKYSSARLLMRFEFV, encoded by the exons ATGGGGAGTTATAGAGTATGTGTATGTTTTACAAGAAAATTCAGAGTAACAGAAGCAGAGCCACCATCAGATGTGAAAGAAGCATTCAAGAAATACACTGAAAATGGTAACCAAATGAATTCAGAACAGTTACTGAAATTCTTGATTGAAGTACAAGGAGAGACCCTTTTGACTGTTGGTGATGCTGATGCCATTATTCGTCAGATCCTTCAGAAAAGACACCCCATTACTAAGTTAACTCGTCAAACTCTTGCTCTTGAAGATTTTCATCATTTCCTCTTCAATACTGAACTTAATCCACCAATTAATTATAAg GTTCACCATGATATGAATGCTCCACTCTCCCATTATTTTATATTCACGGGGCATAATTCTTACTTGACTGGAAATCAGCTGACGAGTGATTGCAGTGACGTCCCAATTATGAAAGCGCTGAAAAAGGGTGTAAGGGTGATTGAGCTTGATATATGGCCAAATTCTGACAAGGATGACATACACGTACTTCACGGAAG GACAGTGACAACCCCTGTGGAATTAATAAGATGTCTCAAGTCAATAAAAGAACATGCTTTTGTGGCTTCTCCTTATCCTGTTGTAATTACACTGGAAGATCACCTAACACCTGATCTTCAGGCTAAAGTGGCTCAG ATGCTCACTGAAACATTTGGAGAAATGCTCTTTGTTCCTGAATCAGATTCTCTAAAGGAATGCCCAACACCAGAAGAACTAAAGCATCGTATAATTATTTCAACCAAACCTCCTAAAGAGTACCTTGAGGCCAGTGCCAGCACTACTGCTAGTAAAGAGAGACGAAATAGCTCCCAAAGATCAAATTGTTCCGAGGATGATGTATGGGGCACTGAACCTTCAAGCTTGACAGCTGATCAAGATGAAAATGAAAAG AGCGACAGTgataattttgaagatgaagaTGACTCCAATCACAGACCACAGTTAGCATCTGCTTATAAACGCCTGATCGCCATCCATGCCGGGAAGCCTAAAGGTGGATTAAAGGAGGCACTGAAAGTCGACCCTAATAAAGTAAGACGACTAAGTTTAAGTGAACAGGCTCTCGAAAAGGCTGCCGAATCTCATGGGACGGAAATTGTGAG GTTCACGCAAAGAAACATTTTAAGGGTGTATCCTAAAGGTACTAGGTTTAACTCATCCAACTACAAGCCACTAATTGGTTGGATGCATGGAGCTCAGATGGTTGCATTTAACATGCAG GGATACGGTAGAGCGCTATGGTTGATGCATGGGATGTTCAGGTCAAATGGAGGCTGTGGTTATGTTAAGAAGCCCGATTTCTTGCTGAATGTTGGCCCTAATAATGAAGTTTTTGATCCTAAGGCAAAGTTGCCAGTTAAGAAAACCTTAAAG GTGAAAGTATATATGGGAGATGGATGGCATTTGGATTTCAAACAAACACACTTTGATTTGTATTCACCTCCGGACTTCTACACAAGG GTTGGGATAGCCGGAGTGCCTGCTGATGAGCTAATGAAGAAAACAAAGGCTAAAGAGGATAAATGGACGCCAGTTTGGgatgaagaatttaccttcccATTAACTGTGCCCGAATTAGCTTTGCTGCGAATTGAAGTACACGAGTACGACATGTCAGAGAAGGATGATTTTGCAGGCCAAACATGTATACCTGTTTCCGAGTTGAAACCTGGGATTCATGCAGTTCCTCTTTGTGACCGAAAAGGTGAGAAATATAGTTCCGCGAGGCTACTCATGCGCTTTGAGTTTGTATAA